The Mucilaginibacter terrenus genome has a segment encoding these proteins:
- a CDS encoding M16 family metallopeptidase — protein sequence MTLNRTIPPAFNGVEAINLIRPEHTAFANGCNLYSFNSGGQELVRIEWIFNNLRFNPAKPLLNVAVNTMLTEGTNTLTSAEIADKVDFYGAFLQVDYSYDTSQVTLYSLTKHLPQILPIIRDVITDSVFPEKELATYVRNQQQKLAVSLQKNDFVARRIFNRAVNGDNIYGLTAEPEHYRSIVREDLLTHFKEMYQPGNCTIILAGKIEKLHIDLLAEHFEKGWENGAKTADAVQEAIKPAAEKFYYTQKEGALQSAIRIGMPFINRTHPDFPGMQVLNTLLGGYFGSRLMANIREDKGYTYGIGSGVSSFKQGGSFFIASEVGADVCKAAVSEIEKEVNLLKNELVAEEELSLVRNFMLGSLLGSLENVFSHADKFKNLYFSNLDYDYYERYTNTVKSITAEELQQLAQKYWNFDEFYKVIVGKY from the coding sequence ATGACACTGAACAGAACTATACCACCGGCTTTTAATGGGGTGGAAGCCATAAACCTCATTCGTCCGGAACATACCGCCTTTGCCAACGGCTGCAATTTATATTCATTTAATTCTGGCGGGCAGGAGTTAGTACGTATTGAATGGATATTCAATAATCTTCGGTTTAATCCGGCTAAGCCGCTGCTTAATGTAGCGGTAAACACCATGCTAACTGAGGGCACAAACACACTAACTTCGGCAGAAATTGCAGACAAAGTGGATTTTTATGGCGCATTTTTGCAGGTAGATTATAGCTACGATACTTCGCAGGTTACGCTGTATTCATTAACCAAGCATTTGCCGCAAATATTGCCGATAATCAGGGATGTAATAACTGATTCTGTCTTCCCTGAAAAGGAATTGGCAACCTACGTACGCAACCAGCAGCAAAAACTTGCGGTAAGCCTGCAGAAGAACGATTTTGTTGCACGTCGCATTTTTAATCGTGCGGTAAATGGAGACAATATATACGGCCTCACCGCTGAGCCCGAACATTATCGCAGTATTGTACGGGAAGACCTGCTGACGCACTTTAAAGAGATGTACCAGCCTGGCAATTGTACTATTATCCTTGCCGGCAAAATAGAAAAACTGCACATCGACCTGTTGGCTGAACATTTTGAGAAAGGGTGGGAGAACGGCGCTAAAACTGCCGATGCTGTACAGGAAGCGATTAAACCCGCAGCAGAAAAGTTCTATTATACGCAAAAGGAAGGTGCGCTGCAATCCGCAATTAGGATTGGCATGCCGTTCATCAACCGCACCCATCCGGACTTCCCTGGCATGCAAGTGCTGAACACGCTTTTGGGTGGCTACTTTGGCTCGCGCTTAATGGCAAACATTCGTGAGGATAAGGGCTATACCTATGGTATTGGCTCGGGTGTGTCGTCCTTTAAGCAGGGTGGCTCGTTTTTTATCGCTTCAGAAGTTGGTGCGGATGTATGTAAGGCAGCCGTATCAGAGATAGAAAAAGAAGTAAACTTGCTGAAAAACGAGTTAGTAGCCGAAGAAGAACTATCCCTTGTGCGCAACTTTATGCTGGGTTCGCTTCTAGGCAGCCTGGAGAATGTGTTTTCGCATGCTGACAAGTTCAAGAACCTCTACTTCTCTAATTTGGATTACGACTATTACGAGCGTTACACAAACACGGTGAAAAGCATCACCGCTGAAGAACTGCAGCAACTGGCGCAGAAATACTGGAACTTTGATGAGTTCTACAAAGTGATTGTTGGGAAGTATTAA
- a CDS encoding M16 family metallopeptidase: MVKFNRFTLENGLRVLVHEDSTTPMAVLNILYDVGARDENPDQTGFAHLFEHLMFGGSVNIPNYDGPLQRVGGENNAFTSNDITNYYITLPSANIETAFWLESDRMLSLAFSEKSLEVQRNVVIEEFKQRYLNQPYGDVWLRLRPMVYKQHPYQWATIGKTIKHIEDAKIEDVKAFFQKHYNPSNAIMVVGGDVRTGQVRELAEKWFGPIPAGEKYNRKLPVEAPQNEERRETVTAKVPLDDVYIAFQMSNRADPGYYAVELISDILSRGNSSRLYKSLVKDKQIFSEVHAYITGSLDKGMFLLEGKPTEGISIEQAEEELWAELERLKTEPVPADELTKVKNKTESTMAFSEMSLLDKAMNLAYYELMGDAEELNQETAKYLAVTPAQIQQQAIEIFRKENSSTLIYLAEKVVPSEQEFSELEN, from the coding sequence ATGGTTAAATTCAACCGATTTACACTGGAAAATGGCCTCAGGGTGCTGGTACATGAAGATAGCACCACGCCAATGGCCGTATTAAATATACTTTATGATGTAGGTGCACGTGACGAAAACCCGGATCAGACCGGTTTTGCGCACTTGTTTGAGCACCTGATGTTCGGCGGATCTGTTAACATCCCCAACTATGATGGTCCGCTTCAGCGTGTCGGCGGCGAAAACAACGCGTTCACCAGCAACGACATTACTAACTACTACATAACGCTGCCTTCGGCAAATATCGAGACCGCTTTTTGGCTCGAGAGCGACCGGATGTTAAGCCTTGCTTTCAGCGAAAAAAGCCTGGAGGTACAGCGCAACGTTGTGATAGAGGAGTTTAAACAGCGCTACTTAAATCAGCCATACGGCGACGTTTGGTTAAGGCTGCGGCCGATGGTATACAAACAGCACCCTTACCAGTGGGCAACCATTGGCAAAACCATAAAGCATATTGAGGACGCTAAAATAGAAGACGTAAAAGCCTTCTTTCAAAAGCATTACAACCCCAGCAATGCTATAATGGTTGTTGGCGGTGATGTGAGGACAGGGCAGGTTAGGGAACTTGCCGAAAAATGGTTCGGACCAATACCGGCAGGAGAGAAGTACAACCGCAAATTACCTGTGGAAGCGCCGCAGAACGAAGAACGGCGTGAAACAGTAACGGCCAAAGTTCCGCTGGACGATGTATATATCGCGTTTCAAATGAGTAATCGTGCAGATCCAGGCTATTATGCCGTTGAATTAATATCTGACATACTTTCCAGGGGGAATTCATCCCGCCTTTATAAAAGTTTGGTAAAGGACAAGCAAATTTTCAGCGAAGTTCATGCCTACATCACCGGCAGTTTAGATAAAGGAATGTTTTTACTTGAGGGTAAACCGACAGAAGGCATCAGCATAGAGCAAGCCGAAGAGGAGCTTTGGGCCGAGCTAGAACGGCTAAAAACAGAACCTGTACCTGCAGACGAACTTACCAAGGTGAAGAATAAGACTGAGTCGACCATGGCGTTTTCAGAAATGTCCCTGCTTGACAAGGCCATGAACCTGGCTTATTATGAGCTAATGGGTGATGCAGAAGAGCTGAACCAGGAAACAGCTAAATATCTGGCTGTAACGCCTGCACAAATACAACAGCAGGCAATAGAGATATTCCGAAAAGAGAACTCATCAACACTGATATACCTTGCTGAAAAGGTGGTACCATCGGAACAGGAGTTTTCAGAACTCGAAAATTAA
- a CDS encoding DUF3592 domain-containing protein — protein MNDELFTAALGGLLFAVGCIVYLKRKKLLRSGIRVVGTVAGFAPRADADSLPIPLIRYVTADKKILTEQYDVAVSSADKYSEGQKVEVIYDPDDASSFVIDNKTTRYLWLFFMAGGVALFIGAYIYYLLK, from the coding sequence ATGAACGATGAGTTATTTACTGCAGCCCTAGGCGGGTTGCTCTTTGCCGTGGGCTGCATTGTTTATCTTAAACGTAAAAAATTGCTGCGCTCAGGCATAAGGGTAGTTGGTACAGTAGCCGGTTTTGCGCCTCGTGCAGATGCTGATAGTTTGCCGATACCATTGATAAGGTATGTTACTGCGGATAAGAAGATACTGACCGAACAGTACGACGTTGCGGTAAGTTCAGCAGACAAGTATTCAGAAGGGCAAAAAGTAGAGGTTATTTATGATCCTGATGATGCTTCAAGCTTTGTTATAGATAACAAAACAACAAGATATTTATGGCTGTTCTTTATGGCAGGTGGTGTTGCTTTGTTCATCGGGGCTTATATTTACTATTTGTTGAAGTAA
- the mnmA gene encoding tRNA 2-thiouridine(34) synthase MnmA — MSKHGRILVAMSGGVDSSVAAVMLHEQGYEVIGLTMKTWDYASSGGSSKETGCCSLDSINDARALAVGYGFPHYILDIRNEFGDFVIDNFVDEYLAGRTPNPCVLCNTHIKWEALLKRADKLDCEFIATGHYANIRLQDNGRYVISKGKDENKDQSYVLWGVSQKNLARTKFPLGSFSKPEIRQMAVEMGQLELAGKSESYEICFVPDNDYRSFLRHKVEDLDERVGPGNFVLTDGTVIGKHQGYPFYTIGQRKGLGIALGKPMFVTQIQADTNTVVLGTAEELERKEAWVRNLNLIKYDSITEPLEAITKIRYKDVGAQSKIVQIGDHMKVSFDHMVSGIAPGQSAVFYEGSDLLGGGFLL, encoded by the coding sequence ATGAGTAAGCACGGAAGAATATTAGTGGCCATGAGCGGCGGGGTTGATAGTTCGGTAGCAGCAGTAATGCTGCACGAGCAGGGCTACGAAGTTATTGGCCTAACTATGAAAACATGGGATTACGCCTCTTCCGGCGGCAGCTCAAAAGAAACCGGTTGCTGCAGTCTCGACAGTATCAACGATGCCAGGGCGCTTGCTGTTGGCTATGGTTTCCCGCATTATATACTGGATATCCGCAACGAGTTCGGCGATTTTGTGATCGACAACTTTGTTGACGAATACCTGGCTGGCCGCACCCCAAACCCATGCGTACTTTGCAATACCCACATTAAATGGGAGGCATTGCTTAAACGCGCCGATAAGCTCGATTGTGAATTTATTGCAACGGGCCACTATGCCAACATCCGCCTTCAGGATAACGGCAGGTACGTTATATCTAAAGGTAAGGACGAAAATAAAGATCAGTCTTACGTGTTGTGGGGCGTATCGCAAAAGAACCTGGCCCGGACAAAGTTCCCGCTGGGCAGCTTTTCCAAGCCCGAAATACGCCAGATGGCGGTAGAAATGGGACAGTTAGAGCTTGCCGGTAAAAGCGAAAGCTATGAGATTTGCTTTGTACCCGATAATGACTATCGTTCTTTTTTACGCCATAAGGTAGAAGACCTGGACGAACGCGTTGGCCCGGGTAACTTTGTACTTACCGATGGTACCGTGATAGGCAAACACCAGGGATATCCTTTTTATACTATTGGCCAGCGTAAAGGCCTGGGCATTGCTTTAGGCAAACCGATGTTTGTTACCCAGATACAGGCAGATACTAACACCGTGGTATTGGGTACAGCTGAAGAACTGGAACGTAAAGAAGCCTGGGTACGTAATCTTAACCTGATAAAGTACGACAGCATTACCGAGCCGCTTGAGGCTATTACCAAAATACGTTATAAAGACGTTGGTGCCCAAAGCAAGATTGTGCAGATAGGCGATCACATGAAGGTGTCTTTCGACCACATGGTTTCCGGCATTGCACCGGGCCAGTCTGCTGTTTTTTACGAAGGCAGCGATTTACTGGGCGGCGGCTTTTTACTGTAA
- the trxB gene encoding thioredoxin-disulfide reductase, with translation MSQDTEHVKCLIIGSGPAGYTAAIYASRADLKPVMYTGMLAGGQLTQTTEVENFPGYPAGIMGPEMMEDFRKQAERLGTDIRFGYVSSVDFASLPHKVVVDESKTILADTVIISTGASAKWLGLESEQKYSGFGVSACAVCDGFFFKGQDVAIVGAGDTAAEEATYLAKMCRKVYMIVRRDDFRASRAMVHRVLNTPNIEVLYNTETKEILGDGQSVTGVEVINNQSNETRTLDVTGFFVAIGHKPNTDIFRGWLKMDETGYIITHPGSTVTNVEGVFCCGDAQDHIYRQAVTAAGTGCMAAIDAERYLAAKEHVVTA, from the coding sequence ATGTCACAAGATACCGAACACGTAAAATGTTTAATTATAGGCTCTGGGCCTGCTGGGTACACAGCCGCAATATATGCTTCACGCGCAGACCTTAAACCGGTAATGTATACCGGTATGCTGGCCGGCGGTCAGCTTACCCAAACTACCGAGGTGGAAAACTTTCCGGGGTATCCGGCCGGTATTATGGGGCCAGAAATGATGGAAGATTTTCGTAAACAGGCGGAGCGTTTAGGTACGGATATTCGTTTTGGTTACGTTAGCTCTGTTGATTTTGCTTCCCTTCCGCACAAAGTAGTGGTTGATGAAAGCAAAACCATTCTGGCTGATACCGTCATCATTTCTACAGGTGCATCTGCTAAATGGCTGGGTTTAGAGTCTGAGCAAAAATATAGCGGTTTTGGCGTTTCTGCCTGCGCTGTTTGCGACGGATTCTTTTTTAAAGGCCAGGATGTAGCCATTGTAGGGGCGGGAGATACCGCAGCTGAAGAAGCTACTTATCTTGCCAAAATGTGCCGTAAGGTTTACATGATTGTTCGTCGTGATGACTTCCGGGCTTCAAGGGCAATGGTTCATCGCGTGTTGAACACCCCGAATATTGAAGTGCTTTACAATACTGAAACGAAAGAAATACTTGGCGACGGGCAAAGTGTTACCGGCGTTGAAGTTATCAATAACCAATCTAACGAAACCCGTACGCTTGATGTTACCGGCTTTTTTGTTGCTATCGGACACAAACCTAATACCGATATATTCAGAGGCTGGTTAAAGATGGACGAGACCGGATACATTATTACACATCCCGGATCAACTGTAACCAATGTAGAAGGCGTGTTTTGCTGCGGCGATGCACAAGACCACATCTACCGCCAGGCGGTTACTGCAGCGGGTACAGGTTGTATGGCAGCCATTGATGCCGAGCGTTACCTTGCTGCAAAAGAGCACGTGGTTACAGCTTAA
- a CDS encoding LOG family protein: MKSICVFCGANFNGDAALANAVEQLAEVMVNRGIQLVYGGGKVGVMGLLADAVLKRGGKVVGVIPQFLLDKEVGHTGITELHVVENMHQRKQLMNDLCDAIIMLPGGFGTLEEFFEVLTWLQLGLHNHPVGILNVGGFYDHLLMQMDVMVEQRYLKPANRKLVLASADAIELVNLMDEIEIKPDEVWFHDRDLT, encoded by the coding sequence ATGAAAAGCATTTGCGTTTTCTGCGGAGCAAATTTTAATGGTGATGCTGCATTGGCTAATGCTGTTGAGCAACTTGCAGAAGTAATGGTGAACCGCGGCATTCAACTGGTTTATGGCGGCGGGAAGGTTGGTGTGATGGGCTTACTGGCTGATGCGGTGCTGAAGCGCGGCGGCAAGGTGGTAGGCGTTATTCCACAATTCTTACTTGATAAAGAAGTTGGTCACACCGGAATTACCGAACTGCATGTTGTTGAAAATATGCATCAGCGCAAGCAGCTAATGAATGATCTATGTGATGCAATCATTATGCTGCCGGGCGGATTTGGTACCCTGGAAGAGTTTTTTGAAGTGCTTACCTGGCTGCAGCTTGGCTTGCATAATCATCCGGTGGGTATACTCAACGTTGGCGGCTTTTACGATCACTTGCTGATGCAAATGGATGTAATGGTAGAACAGCGCTACCTTAAACCGGCAAACCGTAAATTGGTACTTGCGTCGGCTGATGCTATAGAGTTGGTGAACCTGATGGACGAGATCGAGATCAAACCCGACGAAGTATGGTTCCACGATCGTGACCTAACCTGA
- the purE gene encoding 5-(carboxyamino)imidazole ribonucleotide mutase: MNTPQPKIAIIMGSKSDLHIMQDAADVLKELGVDYEITVVSAHRTPDRMFSFARAAADRGIKVIIAGAGGAAHLPGMVASLTHLPVIGVPVKSSNSIDGWDSILSILQMPNGIPVATVALNAAKNAGILAAQILSTGDETITGNLIKYKQELARKVEESAKEMEG; encoded by the coding sequence ATGAACACTCCTCAACCTAAAATAGCCATTATAATGGGCAGCAAGTCCGACCTGCATATTATGCAAGATGCTGCTGACGTACTAAAAGAACTTGGTGTAGATTACGAGATCACCGTGGTGTCGGCGCACCGCACGCCTGATCGCATGTTCAGCTTTGCGCGTGCAGCTGCTGACAGGGGCATTAAAGTGATTATAGCAGGCGCTGGTGGCGCCGCGCACTTGCCGGGCATGGTTGCATCGCTTACACATTTACCCGTAATTGGCGTGCCTGTAAAATCCAGCAACTCTATTGACGGCTGGGACTCTATCCTCTCCATACTACAAATGCCTAACGGAATCCCTGTAGCTACGGTCGCGTTAAATGCTGCAAAAAACGCAGGCATTTTAGCAGCACAAATACTTTCTACCGGAGATGAAACCATAACCGGAAACCTCATTAAGTATAAGCAGGAACTTGCCCGTAAAGTAGAAGAATCGGCAAAGGAAATGGAAGGTTAG
- a CDS encoding VOC family protein produces MKKVTGIGGVFFKCDDAKGMNEWYAKNLGLETSAYGTTFEWRHADDQSKMGSTTWCAFPNDAKNFDPSTKPYMINYRVENLTALVEELKKENVTIVDQIAEYDYGKFVHILDPEGNIIELWEPGDESAEEQSAE; encoded by the coding sequence ATGAAGAAAGTAACTGGTATTGGTGGTGTTTTTTTTAAATGCGACGACGCGAAAGGCATGAACGAGTGGTATGCGAAAAACCTGGGTTTGGAGACCAGCGCGTATGGAACAACGTTTGAATGGCGGCATGCTGATGATCAATCAAAAATGGGTTCTACAACTTGGTGCGCTTTTCCAAACGATGCAAAGAACTTTGATCCGTCGACCAAGCCTTACATGATCAACTATCGTGTAGAGAATTTAACTGCCTTAGTAGAAGAACTTAAAAAAGAAAACGTAACGATTGTTGATCAGATTGCTGAGTACGATTACGGTAAATTTGTTCATATACTGGACCCTGAAGGAAACATAATAGAACTTTGGGAGCCGGGCGATGAGTCTGCTGAAGAGCAGTCTGCAGAGTAA
- a CDS encoding acyl-CoA carboxylase subunit beta — MDLEFNKNEDVNKQLAFEVTTRLKKIYAGGGEKAAAKQKEKGKLLARERIAYLIDDDKPWLEVGAFVAEGMYAEHGGCPSGGVVCGIAYVSGRQCVVVANDATVKAGAWFPITAKKNLRAQEIAMENRLPIIYLVDSAGVYLPLQDEIFPDKEHFGRIFRNNALMSSMGIIQIAAIMGSCVAGGAYLPIMSDEAMIVDGTGSVFLAGSYLVKSAIGEDVDNETLGGATTQCEISGVTDYKHPNDKACLDSIRNIMNKVGDYSKAGFDRIKPSAPKLNERDIYGILPDNREKAYDMKEIIFRLLDDSNFEEYKEGYGQTIICGLGRVDGWAVGIVANQRKVVKSKKGEMQFGGVIYSDSADKATRFIMNCNQKKIPLVFLQDVTGFMVGSRSEHGGIIKDGAKMVNVVSNSVVPKFTIVIGNSYGAGNYAMCGKAYDPRLIYAWPSAKIAVMGGAQAAKVLVQMQAAGLKAKGEEVDSVKEAELLKQTTDRYNAQTTPYYAAARLWVDGIIDPLETRKVISMGIEAANHSPIEKQFNVGIIQT; from the coding sequence ATGGATCTGGAATTTAATAAAAACGAGGATGTTAACAAGCAACTCGCCTTTGAAGTTACTACACGACTGAAGAAGATATACGCCGGCGGCGGCGAAAAAGCTGCTGCCAAGCAAAAGGAAAAAGGAAAACTGCTGGCCCGGGAGCGCATAGCTTACCTGATTGATGACGACAAGCCCTGGCTGGAAGTAGGCGCCTTTGTTGCTGAAGGTATGTATGCCGAGCACGGCGGTTGCCCAAGTGGCGGTGTGGTATGCGGTATTGCTTATGTAAGCGGCAGGCAGTGTGTTGTGGTGGCTAATGATGCCACCGTTAAGGCCGGTGCGTGGTTCCCGATAACGGCAAAAAAGAATTTGCGTGCACAGGAGATTGCCATGGAAAATCGCTTGCCTATTATCTACCTGGTGGATTCTGCCGGCGTATACCTTCCGCTGCAGGACGAGATATTTCCGGATAAGGAACACTTTGGCCGTATATTCCGCAACAACGCGCTGATGAGCAGCATGGGCATTATCCAGATAGCCGCCATTATGGGTTCTTGTGTAGCTGGTGGTGCGTATCTGCCTATCATGAGTGATGAAGCGATGATTGTAGACGGTACAGGGTCGGTTTTCCTGGCAGGATCTTACCTTGTAAAGTCGGCCATAGGAGAGGATGTAGATAATGAAACCTTGGGCGGTGCAACTACCCAATGCGAAATATCAGGCGTAACGGATTACAAGCACCCCAACGATAAGGCTTGTCTTGACTCCATCCGCAACATTATGAACAAGGTGGGTGATTATAGCAAGGCCGGGTTCGACCGTATAAAGCCATCCGCACCAAAACTAAACGAAAGAGACATTTACGGCATACTGCCGGATAACCGGGAGAAGGCTTACGATATGAAGGAGATCATTTTTCGACTGCTGGACGATTCTAACTTCGAAGAATACAAAGAAGGTTACGGTCAAACCATCATTTGCGGATTGGGCCGTGTGGACGGATGGGCAGTTGGTATTGTAGCTAACCAACGCAAAGTGGTTAAAAGCAAAAAAGGAGAAATGCAGTTTGGCGGGGTTATCTATTCCGACTCGGCAGATAAGGCCACACGTTTTATCATGAACTGTAACCAAAAGAAGATTCCTTTAGTTTTCCTGCAGGACGTCACCGGCTTTATGGTAGGCAGCCGTAGCGAACACGGCGGAATTATTAAAGACGGCGCTAAAATGGTGAACGTGGTGTCTAACTCGGTAGTGCCTAAGTTTACCATTGTTATAGGTAACTCGTACGGGGCAGGTAATTACGCCATGTGTGGCAAAGCGTACGATCCAAGGCTTATTTACGCATGGCCATCAGCTAAAATAGCGGTAATGGGTGGTGCACAAGCGGCCAAGGTGCTGGTGCAAATGCAGGCCGCCGGTTTAAAGGCGAAAGGCGAAGAGGTTGACAGTGTTAAAGAGGCCGAACTGTTAAAACAAACGACCGACCGATATAATGCCCAAACTACGCCTTATTATGCTGCGGCCAGGCTTTGGGTAGATGGCATCATAGATCCGCTGGAAACACGAAAAGTGATATCCATGGGGATAGAAGCGGCCAATCATTCGCCAATTGAGAAACAGTTTAATGTGGGCATTATACAAACCTAA
- the guaB gene encoding IMP dehydrogenase, with translation MQLDPSKFVAEGLTYDDVLLLPAYSEVLPREVNTGTYLTKKIRLNIPIISAAMDTVTEAGLAIAIAQAGGIGILHKNMTIQAQADEVRKVKRSESGMIQDPVTLDKDALLSDAVNIMREYGIGGIPVIDVDHKLKGIITNRDLRFQKDLSLPVSDIMTKTNLITAPQGTTLTEAASILQDNKIEKLPVVNDEGKLVGLITYKDIQKVKNFPNACKDEFGRLRVGAAVGVAADNIDRVRALVAAGVDVVTVDTAHGHSKGVIEMVKAVKAEFPELQVIAGNIATADAANALADAGADAVKVGIGPGSICTTRIIAGVGVPQLYAVYECAKAMEGRGIPVIADGGIKQTGDIVKAIAAGASSIMAGSLFAGVEESPGETIIYEGRKFKSYRGMGSVEAMAKGSKDRYFQDETDVVTKLVPEGIVGRVPFKGNMAEVIFQYIGGLRAGMHYCGAATIEDLQKAKFVRITAAGMRESHPHDITITKEAPNYTSRG, from the coding sequence ATGCAGTTAGACCCATCTAAATTTGTCGCCGAAGGATTAACTTATGACGACGTTCTGCTCCTCCCGGCTTACTCCGAAGTTTTACCACGCGAAGTTAATACCGGCACTTATCTGACAAAAAAGATAAGGCTGAACATCCCCATTATTTCTGCCGCTATGGACACCGTTACCGAGGCTGGACTGGCTATTGCCATTGCCCAGGCTGGTGGTATTGGTATACTCCACAAGAACATGACCATACAGGCGCAGGCTGATGAGGTACGCAAGGTTAAACGTTCTGAAAGCGGGATGATACAGGACCCGGTGACGCTTGATAAAGATGCACTGCTGTCTGACGCCGTGAATATTATGCGGGAGTATGGCATCGGCGGAATCCCCGTTATTGATGTCGATCACAAGCTAAAAGGTATTATCACCAACCGCGATCTTCGTTTTCAGAAGGACCTGAGTTTGCCGGTGAGTGACATCATGACCAAGACCAATCTTATTACCGCTCCACAAGGCACCACACTTACCGAAGCTGCTTCTATCCTTCAGGATAACAAGATCGAGAAACTTCCGGTAGTGAATGATGAAGGTAAACTGGTGGGTCTTATCACCTATAAAGACATTCAAAAAGTAAAGAACTTTCCTAACGCCTGTAAAGACGAATTTGGCCGCCTGCGTGTTGGCGCAGCTGTAGGCGTTGCTGCTGATAACATAGACCGTGTAAGGGCGCTAGTTGCCGCCGGTGTTGACGTTGTTACCGTAGACACAGCTCACGGCCATTCCAAAGGAGTTATCGAGATGGTGAAAGCGGTTAAGGCCGAGTTTCCGGAATTGCAGGTAATCGCCGGAAACATTGCTACTGCTGATGCTGCCAACGCCCTTGCAGATGCAGGTGCCGACGCAGTAAAAGTAGGTATAGGTCCGGGTTCTATTTGTACTACACGTATTATTGCCGGTGTGGGTGTACCACAGTTATACGCTGTTTACGAGTGCGCTAAGGCTATGGAAGGCCGCGGTATACCGGTAATTGCTGATGGTGGTATCAAACAAACCGGTGATATTGTAAAGGCTATTGCTGCCGGTGCAAGCTCTATTATGGCGGGTTCCCTGTTTGCCGGTGTTGAAGAGTCACCTGGCGAGACCATCATTTACGAAGGCCGTAAGTTTAAATCTTACCGTGGTATGGGCTCGGTAGAGGCAATGGCTAAAGGTTCTAAGGACCGCTACTTCCAGGACGAGACTGACGTAGTTACTAAATTAGTTCCTGAAGGTATTGTTGGCCGCGTGCCATTTAAAGGCAACATGGCCGAGGTTATCTTCCAGTACATAGGCGGCCTGCGTGCAGGTATGCACTACTGCGGCGCTGCAACCATCGAAGATCTTCAGAAAGCCAAGTTTGTACGGATAACAGCAGCCGGCATGCGCGAAAGCCATCCACACGATATTACTATCACTAAAGAAGCACCTAATTATACGAGCAGAGGATAA
- a CDS encoding dipeptidase, which produces MKKLFFILFMFSASQLKAQDVNKIHQNAILVDTHNDAISNELITKNDLGKLQTTGNFDLVRAKQAGLDVQVFSIWCGDQYSNGTAYAFANREIDSVLALINRNPDRTVLVRTAKDLKKAVKQDKMAAMLGVEGGHMIEDRLDYIDSLAKRGMCYLTLTWNNSTNWASSARDEVLHKERLKQTGLTDFGRQVVHKLNDMGIMIDLSHPGEQTFKDVMAITTKPVIASHSCAYALCQHRRNLKDYQLKAIAKNGGVVFVNFYSGFIDSTYDAKHEAYLARHKPELDSLIKVYNDYDLASIRLNVINKKEADQLRPPLSMLIKHIDYMVKLMGVDHVGIGSDFDGAESYPLGLDSVTDYPKVTAELLKLGYSEKDLRKIMGENFIRVLKANKGK; this is translated from the coding sequence ATGAAAAAATTGTTCTTTATACTTTTCATGTTTTCAGCGTCGCAGCTGAAGGCTCAGGACGTCAATAAAATTCATCAGAATGCAATCCTCGTAGATACCCATAACGACGCAATTTCCAACGAACTTATTACAAAGAACGACCTTGGCAAGCTTCAAACTACTGGCAACTTTGACCTGGTTAGGGCAAAGCAGGCAGGACTGGATGTGCAGGTATTTTCTATTTGGTGCGGCGATCAATACAGTAATGGCACTGCATACGCCTTTGCCAACCGGGAGATAGATTCAGTACTGGCGCTTATCAACCGTAACCCGGACAGAACAGTGCTGGTACGCACAGCCAAAGATCTGAAGAAAGCTGTAAAACAGGATAAAATGGCCGCTATGTTGGGTGTAGAGGGCGGCCACATGATAGAAGACCGGCTCGACTATATAGACAGTCTCGCAAAAAGAGGCATGTGTTACCTCACCCTTACATGGAACAATAGTACCAATTGGGCAAGCTCTGCTCGAGACGAAGTATTGCATAAAGAACGGCTGAAGCAAACAGGCCTTACCGACTTTGGCAGGCAGGTAGTACACAAGCTGAACGATATGGGCATCATGATTGACCTGTCGCATCCCGGCGAGCAAACTTTTAAAGATGTAATGGCCATAACTACAAAGCCGGTTATTGCATCGCACAGTTGTGCTTACGCGCTGTGTCAGCACCGTCGCAATCTTAAAGATTACCAGCTAAAAGCCATTGCCAAAAACGGGGGAGTGGTATTTGTAAACTTTTACAGCGGCTTTATAGATAGTACGTATGATGCCAAACACGAGGCTTACCTGGCCAGGCATAAACCGGAACTGGATTCGTTGATTAAAGTATACAATGACTATGACCTTGCCAGCATACGCCTCAATGTCATCAACAAAAAGGAAGCCGACCAGCTGCGACCGCCATTAAGTATGTTGATCAAACATATTGATTACATGGTTAAGCTGATGGGGGTAGACCATGTGGGTATTGGCTCTGACTTTGACGGCGCAGAATCATACCCGCTAGGCTTGGACAGCGTAACTGATTACCCTAAGGTAACTGCCGAACTGCTAAAGCTGGGCTACAGCGAAAAAGACCTCCGAAAGATCATGGGCGAAAACTTTATACGGGTACTGAAAGCGAATAAGGGAAAATAG